The Gloeocapsa sp. DLM2.Bin57 genome window below encodes:
- a CDS encoding AbrB family transcriptional regulator: MNDTQGTPLTGKALLQKVKELSHLPRRETAKHCGYYSIKNGQTRVNLTDFYDALLVAKGVPLDPEGMKDGRGREATYRVTVHRNGQIVIGSTYTQEMGLIPGDEFEIKLGYKHIHLKQIEPSEENGREYLDHN, translated from the coding sequence ATGAATGACACCCAAGGAACACCTTTAACAGGTAAAGCTCTACTGCAAAAAGTTAAAGAGCTATCACACTTGCCACGTAGAGAAACGGCTAAACACTGTGGCTATTATAGCATTAAGAACGGTCAAACTCGCGTTAATTTGACGGATTTTTATGACGCTCTTTTAGTAGCTAAGGGAGTCCCTCTTGATCCCGAAGGAATGAAAGATGGTCGTGGGAGAGAAGCAACTTATAGAGTGACTGTGCACAGAAATGGTCAAATTGTTATAGGTTCGACTTATACTCAAGAAATGGGATTAATCCCAGGAGATGAGTTTGAAATTAAGTTAGGATATAAACACATCCACTTAAAACAAATCGAGCCTAGCGAAGAAAATGGCAGAGAATATTTAGATCATAACTAG
- a CDS encoding succinate dehydrogenase/fumarate reductase iron-sulfur subunit — MEVKLKVWRQNSNNPGELETYSLEVEPGNTILDCLNKIKWELDGSLAYRKNCRNTICGSCAMRINGRSALACKENVEQEIKNYHSTEITIAPLGNLPVIKDLVVDMSKFWHNLEAIEPYVSSESRTVPEREFLQSPQEREQLNQTGNCIMCGACYSECNAVAVNEEFVGPHALAKSLRLLKDSRDEQTETRLENYNNQESGVWGCTRCFQCNYVCPMEVAPMDQISKIKQEILQREETGSMAIRHRKLLINLVKQGGWIDERKFALLLTSNYFRDLKELWKILPVGWKMFRTGKLPKTFEASTGTQEVRSLIEAVQATTKSAKGQ; from the coding sequence ATGGAAGTCAAGTTAAAAGTATGGCGACAAAATAGTAACAATCCAGGAGAGCTAGAAACCTATTCTCTCGAGGTTGAGCCAGGAAATACTATTTTAGATTGTCTCAATAAAATTAAATGGGAATTAGACGGAAGTTTAGCCTATAGAAAAAACTGCCGCAATACTATATGTGGTAGTTGTGCCATGAGAATAAATGGTCGTTCTGCTTTAGCTTGTAAAGAAAATGTAGAGCAGGAAATTAAAAACTATCACAGCACAGAAATAACGATCGCTCCTTTAGGAAATTTGCCAGTAATTAAAGATTTAGTAGTAGATATGTCTAAATTTTGGCATAACCTAGAAGCGATAGAGCCCTATGTCAGCAGTGAAAGTAGAACAGTACCCGAAAGAGAATTTTTACAAAGTCCTCAAGAAAGAGAACAACTCAATCAAACGGGTAATTGTATTATGTGTGGTGCGTGTTATTCTGAATGTAACGCAGTAGCTGTCAATGAAGAATTTGTCGGACCTCACGCTCTGGCTAAAAGTTTACGCTTGCTGAAAGATTCCCGAGACGAACAAACAGAAACCAGACTAGAAAATTATAATAATCAAGAAAGTGGAGTCTGGGGGTGTACACGCTGTTTCCAGTGCAACTATGTATGTCCCATGGAAGTAGCGCCAATGGATCAAATCAGCAAAATTAAACAAGAGATTTTGCAACGAGAAGAAACAGGAAGTATGGCGATTCGTCACCGTAAGTTGTTGATCAATCTGGTGAAACAGGGAGGCTGGATAGATGAGCGCAAATTCGCTCTGTTACTAACGAGTAATTATTTTCGGGATTTGAAGGAGTTATGGAAAATCTTACCCGTAGGTTGGAAAATGTTCCGCACAGGCAAACTCCCGAAAACATTTGAAGCATCCACAGGAACTCAAGAAGTGCGATCGCTAATTGAAGCCGTACAAGCTACCACTAAATCAGCAAAAGGACAATAG
- a CDS encoding chorismate synthase: MGNTFGHLFRITTFGESHGGGVGVIIDGCPPRLEISTEEIQADLDRRRPGQSKITTPRQESDTCEILSGVFEGKTLGTPIAILVRNKDARSQDYQEMAVKYRPSHADATYDAKYGIRNWQGGGRSSARETIGRVAAGAIAKKILHQLASVEIVAYVKSIKNLEAKINLDQVNQAQVESNIVRCPDAECAEQMIELIDKTRQAKDSLGGVVECIVRQVPKGLGEPVFDKLEADLAKAVMSLPATKGFEIGSGFAGTLLTGSEHNDSYYIDEQGETRTRTNRSGGIQGGISNGEPIIIRVAFKPTATIGQNQDTVTNTGEETQLAAKGRHDPCVLPRAVPMVEAMVALVLCDHLLRHQAQCKLW, translated from the coding sequence ATGGGTAACACCTTTGGACATTTATTTAGGATTACTACCTTTGGAGAATCACACGGAGGAGGAGTAGGAGTAATCATCGATGGATGTCCACCCCGTCTAGAAATTAGCACAGAAGAAATACAAGCAGATTTAGACCGCAGACGTCCAGGACAAAGTAAAATAACTACTCCACGTCAAGAAAGCGATACCTGTGAGATTCTCTCAGGAGTGTTTGAAGGGAAAACCCTGGGAACACCCATCGCTATTCTCGTACGCAATAAAGACGCTCGCTCTCAAGATTATCAAGAAATGGCGGTAAAATACCGACCTTCTCACGCTGATGCTACCTATGACGCTAAATATGGTATCCGTAATTGGCAAGGAGGGGGAAGATCTTCGGCTCGTGAAACCATCGGGAGAGTAGCTGCAGGGGCGATCGCTAAGAAAATACTGCACCAGTTAGCGTCCGTAGAAATCGTCGCTTATGTCAAAAGCATCAAGAATTTAGAGGCTAAAATCAATCTAGATCAAGTCAACCAAGCACAGGTTGAAAGTAATATTGTACGTTGTCCCGATGCAGAATGTGCCGAACAAATGATTGAACTCATCGATAAGACGCGTCAAGCCAAAGACTCTCTCGGTGGAGTAGTAGAATGTATCGTGCGTCAAGTACCCAAAGGATTAGGAGAGCCAGTCTTTGATAAACTAGAAGCAGATTTAGCTAAAGCGGTTATGTCTCTCCCGGCTACCAAAGGTTTTGAAATCGGCTCAGGATTTGCAGGAACTCTACTTACAGGGAGTGAACACAACGACAGCTACTATATAGACGAACAAGGGGAAACCCGTACTCGCACTAATCGCTCTGGTGGTATTCAAGGTGGCATTAGTAACGGTGAACCTATTATTATCAGAGTAGCTTTTAAACCTACCGCTACCATTGGTCAAAATCAAGATACAGTCACCAATACAGGCGAAGAAACCCAACTAGCCGCCAAAGGAAGACACGATCCCTGTGTTTTACCTCGGGCTGTACCTATGGTTGAAGCTATGGTAGCCTTAGTCTTATGCGACCACCTCTTACGTCATCAGGCACAATGTAAGTTGTGGTAA
- a CDS encoding class I SAM-dependent methyltransferase, whose product MQSVGEKTYTQAVREGKYDLYVGNLFGKYDNVRTYWEDQLTRIALRPFLEELVKKRINSNQDLRIVDLGCGAGQGYQILTKIDRHDLDLGLQHERVLPQNQIDLYLGLDISAAMVEKGKTIFEDKSEVEFAQADLRQGLGAIKVEQEPFDIYFSSYGSLSHLSAADLVKLLEDICDHGKNESLVVLDLLGRYSLEWPNFWNATSESDKVQEYTMSYLYSRATREKIEIDHFPLRFWIGSEIQELAQQLTTSTGVGVEVLRLMDRSVLVGRHTDTQHYNPQLKPIRTAVNSLHEDYLRTNLEDLLIDPHIVPEHPLINPYLLQLIKSWNIVVEYCQKRLWKRCSLIELEGWDEFPKPLQFALMTVDRAISDVSWMWHGDPRANIIEPQLGYALRTLEYETQQGYGCSHGLLAILKIQK is encoded by the coding sequence ATGCAATCAGTCGGAGAAAAAACCTATACTCAAGCAGTTAGAGAAGGTAAATATGATTTATATGTCGGTAATTTATTCGGTAAATACGACAATGTAAGGACGTACTGGGAAGATCAATTGACTAGAATTGCCTTACGACCTTTTCTGGAAGAATTAGTTAAAAAAAGGATTAATAGTAATCAGGATTTACGTATCGTGGATCTCGGTTGTGGTGCCGGACAAGGTTACCAAATCTTGACTAAGATTGATCGCCATGATTTAGATTTAGGGCTGCAACACGAAAGAGTTCTACCCCAAAATCAAATAGATTTGTATTTGGGGCTAGATATCAGTGCCGCTATGGTAGAAAAGGGTAAAACTATTTTTGAGGATAAATCAGAAGTAGAATTTGCCCAGGCAGATTTACGCCAAGGTTTAGGGGCAATTAAAGTAGAACAAGAACCCTTTGATATTTACTTTTCTTCCTATGGTTCTTTATCACATCTTTCTGCTGCAGACTTGGTCAAACTCCTGGAGGATATTTGTGACCATGGTAAAAATGAAAGTTTAGTGGTACTTGATTTACTCGGACGCTACTCTCTAGAATGGCCAAATTTTTGGAACGCCACCTCCGAGTCAGACAAAGTACAAGAATACACTATGAGTTATCTGTACTCACGAGCTACTAGAGAAAAAATTGAGATTGATCACTTTCCTCTGCGCTTTTGGATTGGCTCAGAAATTCAAGAACTAGCCCAACAGTTAACAACTAGCACTGGTGTAGGTGTAGAAGTGTTAAGATTAATGGATCGCTCTGTATTAGTAGGACGTCATACGGATACCCAGCACTATAATCCCCAACTTAAACCGATTAGGACGGCTGTTAATTCACTACATGAAGATTATTTACGGACAAATTTAGAAGATTTGTTGATAGATCCTCACATAGTACCAGAACATCCTTTAATCAATCCCTATCTCCTGCAGTTAATTAAATCTTGGAATATAGTGGTAGAATATTGCCAAAAACGTCTCTGGAAACGCTGTTCTTTAATTGAACTAGAAGGTTGGGATGAGTTTCCTAAACCTTTGCAGTTTGCTTTGATGACAGTGGATCGGGCGATATCTGATGTAAGCTGGATGTGGCACGGAGATCCTAGAGCTAATATCATTGAACCTCAATTAGGTTATGCTCTGCGTACTCTTGAATATGAAACGCAACAAGGTTACGGATGTAGTCACGGTCTGTTGGCGATTCTCAAAATCCAAAAATAA
- a CDS encoding asparagine synthase B yields MCGILGVFSQNPTNQDNFATMLSTLVHRGPDDSGIIKQNNLLLGHQRLAIVDVVGAHQPFKDQENKRYVICNGEIYNHEKLRQEFGSNYAFISQGDSEVLLPLYQRFAEEVTNYLDGMFSFVISDGHELFAARDPIGIKPLYYGKVDDSLFFASEIKALAEHTDEIYEFPNGHYYRREEGFIPYYQWPEEPQEILTDADTIIAKIRSCLSQSVEKRLMSDVPVGVFLSGGLDSSVIAALMAEHLPELHSFCVGLPHSPDLKAARLVAEHLGTIHHEYVYTEAEMLELLPDVIYYLESYDPALVRSSIPCYFVSRLASEYVKVVLSGEGSDELFAGYSYFADYNDSAALHQESITILKGLHNLNLQRVDRMTMANSLEARVPFLDTEFIELCLRIDPALKLYQTYGIEKWLLRKAFEDKLPEAVVWRDKMEFAQGCASSTILAEYAKATISDSKLAEAICQEFPIKDKEGLLYYQIFQSHFNNPEIANLVGRWQGTLH; encoded by the coding sequence ATGTGTGGAATTCTTGGGGTTTTTAGTCAAAACCCAACCAATCAAGATAATTTTGCAACAATGCTATCGACCTTAGTTCATCGAGGACCAGATGACAGTGGCATTATCAAACAAAATAACTTGCTTTTAGGACATCAACGTCTAGCAATTGTGGATGTGGTGGGGGCACACCAACCCTTTAAAGATCAGGAAAATAAACGTTATGTTATCTGCAATGGAGAAATTTATAACCATGAAAAGCTGCGCCAAGAATTTGGTTCTAACTATGCCTTTATTTCCCAAGGCGATAGTGAAGTATTACTCCCCCTTTACCAACGATTTGCTGAAGAAGTGACCAACTACCTAGATGGTATGTTTTCTTTCGTCATAAGCGATGGTCACGAATTGTTCGCTGCTAGAGATCCCATTGGGATTAAACCCCTCTACTATGGCAAGGTTGATGATTCCCTGTTTTTTGCCTCAGAAATCAAAGCCCTAGCTGAACATACTGATGAAATTTACGAATTTCCCAACGGTCATTACTATCGTCGGGAAGAGGGCTTTATTCCCTATTACCAGTGGCCTGAAGAACCCCAGGAGATTCTCACGGATGCAGATACTATAATAGCTAAAATTCGCTCCTGTTTATCTCAAAGTGTAGAAAAACGCTTGATGTCTGATGTACCTGTGGGGGTTTTTCTCAGTGGTGGCTTAGATTCTAGTGTTATTGCTGCCTTGATGGCTGAACACCTGCCGGAATTACACTCTTTTTGCGTAGGACTTCCCCATTCTCCTGATTTAAAGGCAGCGCGTTTAGTAGCGGAACATTTGGGCACTATTCATCATGAATATGTTTATACTGAGGCAGAAATGCTGGAATTACTGCCAGATGTCATTTATTATCTGGAATCTTATGACCCAGCTTTAGTGCGTAGTTCTATCCCCTGTTATTTCGTTTCTCGCTTAGCTAGTGAATATGTAAAAGTAGTTCTCAGTGGCGAAGGTTCTGATGAATTATTTGCCGGTTATAGTTACTTTGCTGATTATAATGATTCGGCAGCTTTACATCAGGAATCTATTACTATTCTCAAAGGTTTACATAACTTAAACCTCCAAAGGGTAGATCGCATGACTATGGCTAACAGTCTAGAAGCGAGAGTCCCTTTTTTAGATACAGAATTTATTGAATTATGTCTCAGGATTGATCCTGCCTTAAAACTATATCAGACCTATGGCATCGAAAAATGGTTACTACGTAAAGCTTTTGAAGATAAGTTACCCGAAGCAGTAGTATGGCGGGATAAGATGGAATTTGCCCAAGGCTGTGCATCTTCTACAATTCTAGCGGAGTATGCTAAGGCTACCATCAGTGACAGCAAATTGGCAGAAGCAATATGTCAGGAATTTCCCATAAAAGACAAAGAAGGGTTATTATACTATCAGATTTTCCAAAGTCATTTTAATAACCCTGAGATAGCGAATCTCGTGGGAAGATGGCAGGGAACTTTACACTAA